A genomic window from Alkalihalobacillus sp. AL-G includes:
- the bcd gene encoding branched-chain amino acid dehydrogenase gives MEIFKYMETYDYEQMVVCQDKQSGLKAIICIHDTTLGPALGGTRMWTYETEDAAFEDALRLAKGMTYKNAAAGLNLGGGKTVIIGDPRTDKNEEMFRAFGRFIHGLNGRYITAEDVGTTVADMDLIRQETEFVTGVSPAFGSSGNPSPVTAYGVYRGMKAAAKAAFGTDSLEGKVIAVQGVGNVAYNLCKHLHGEGAQLIVTDINKEAVQRAVEDFGAKAVDPDEIYSVDCDIYAPCALGATVNDDTIPQLKAKVIAGAANNQLKDTKHGDQIHEMGIAYAPDYVINAGGVINVADELYGYDRERAMKKVETIYDNISRVFDISQRDNIPTYLAADRLAEERIERLKNSRSQFLLNDRHILSNRRG, from the coding sequence ATGGAAATTTTCAAGTACATGGAAACATACGATTACGAGCAAATGGTGGTTTGTCAGGATAAACAATCTGGATTGAAGGCAATAATTTGTATTCATGATACAACTCTCGGTCCAGCACTTGGTGGAACTAGAATGTGGACATACGAAACTGAAGATGCAGCATTTGAAGATGCACTGCGACTTGCAAAAGGAATGACGTATAAGAACGCTGCTGCAGGACTAAATCTTGGTGGCGGAAAGACAGTAATTATCGGAGACCCGCGAACTGACAAAAATGAAGAGATGTTCCGGGCATTCGGTCGCTTCATCCACGGATTAAATGGACGTTATATCACTGCAGAGGATGTCGGAACGACTGTTGCTGATATGGACTTGATTCGTCAAGAAACTGAATTCGTAACAGGTGTTTCTCCTGCATTCGGATCTTCTGGTAACCCTTCCCCTGTAACAGCTTATGGGGTATATCGTGGAATGAAAGCAGCAGCAAAGGCTGCATTCGGAACAGACTCTTTGGAAGGTAAAGTTATCGCGGTGCAAGGTGTTGGCAACGTAGCCTATAACCTTTGTAAACACCTTCATGGAGAAGGTGCACAACTGATTGTTACAGATATTAACAAAGAAGCTGTACAACGTGCAGTAGAGGATTTTGGAGCAAAAGCGGTTGATCCAGATGAAATCTACTCAGTCGATTGTGATATCTATGCTCCGTGTGCATTAGGAGCGACTGTCAACGATGATACGATTCCACAATTAAAAGCGAAAGTGATTGCTGGTGCTGCAAACAACCAATTAAAAGATACAAAACATGGTGATCAAATTCATGAGATGGGTATTGCTTATGCACCTGATTACGTGATCAATGCGGGCGGTGTGATAAACGTCGCCGACGAGCTTTACGGCTATGATCGTGAGCGTGCAATGAAGAAGGTTGAAACGATTTACGATAATATCAGTCGCGTGTTCGACATATCTCAACGTGATAACATACCAACTTATTTGGCAGCAGATCGACTTGCTGAAGAGCGAATTGAGCGTCTGAAAAATTCACGAAGCCAATTTTTATTGAATGATCGTCACATCCTTTCAAATCGTAGAGGATAA
- the yqiS gene encoding phosphate butyryltransferase, protein MLLEKLIEEAIQRPDKVVAVAASEDHEVIHAIVMALERDLASFQLFGDKEKTLSLLKEFNLETSDKLKVMPCYTPEESAVKAVQAVNSGQADVLMKGMIPTARILKAVLNKEYGLRTGKVLSHVAAFDITGYDRLVFITDAAMNIAPDLQQKAEIIQNAVNIATSIGVEEPKVAPITAVETVNPAMEATLDAAALTQMNRRGQIKNCYVDGPLALDNAVSLEAAEHKGISGEVAGKADILLVPNIETGNALYKSLIYFARAKVGAVIAGAKAPIVLTSRADSAESKLYSIALAVRAV, encoded by the coding sequence ATGCTATTAGAAAAACTCATCGAAGAAGCAATCCAAAGACCCGACAAGGTTGTTGCAGTTGCAGCATCTGAGGATCATGAAGTCATACATGCAATTGTGATGGCTTTAGAACGAGACCTTGCTTCTTTTCAATTGTTTGGAGATAAAGAAAAAACGCTATCCTTGCTTAAGGAATTCAATTTAGAAACATCAGATAAGCTTAAAGTGATGCCTTGCTATACTCCAGAAGAGTCTGCGGTCAAAGCCGTACAGGCAGTTAATAGCGGACAAGCCGATGTATTGATGAAAGGCATGATACCGACAGCCCGCATTCTGAAAGCTGTATTGAATAAAGAGTACGGATTAAGAACAGGAAAGGTTCTTTCACACGTGGCGGCATTTGATATTACTGGTTATGACCGTTTGGTTTTTATTACGGATGCAGCAATGAACATTGCACCCGACCTTCAGCAAAAAGCTGAGATTATACAAAATGCAGTGAATATTGCAACAAGCATTGGTGTCGAAGAACCGAAAGTCGCACCAATAACCGCAGTCGAGACGGTAAATCCAGCAATGGAAGCAACACTTGATGCTGCTGCACTTACTCAGATGAACCGTCGGGGTCAGATCAAAAACTGTTATGTCGATGGACCTCTTGCCCTTGATAACGCAGTTTCATTGGAAGCTGCTGAACATAAAGGAATTAGTGGGGAAGTTGCTGGTAAAGCAGATATCCTACTCGTTCCCAACATCGAAACGGGGAATGCACTTTATAAGTCGTTAATCTATTTTGCACGTGCGAAGGTCGGTGCTGTTATTGCTGGAGCAAAGGCGCCAATCGTACTTACTTCTCGTGCGGATTCTGCAGAAAGTAAGCTTTATTCTATCGCATTAGCTGTTCGTGCAGTTTAG
- a CDS encoding sigma-54-dependent Fis family transcriptional regulator: protein MKNAIIIGADRVGAALVKIIDQSDSLYLIAVVDSNPVAPALRLAKERGIATDSSWEKYIDQPIDVVIETTGNESIFSSLREVRDRRWVIIPATVAKLISDLMEEQEKLINQLSTQSRKQDLVLRSTHDGMIAIDQSRKVTIFNKSAQSMTDLQNVDVIGREISELIPNSELPRILDSGVPEVNREQMLDNGRKIITTRTPMIDDAGNIVGAFAVFKDITEVVEMAEEVTSLKSVQTMLEAIIHSSEEAITVVDEDGKGLMVNPAYTRLTGLKAEDIYGKPATTDISEGESMHMKVLRTRKPVRGVRLKVGPNRRDVVVNVAPVIVDGKIKGSVGVIHDVSEIKSLTDELHRARQIIRTLEAKYSFTDIIGNSREMEFAVEQAKLGATTPATVLLRGESGTGKELFAHAIHNSSNRKYKKFVRVNCAAISESLLESELFGYEEGAFSGARKGGKLGLFEEANGGSIFLDEIGELSGDTQAKLLRVLQENEIIRVGGTKSTPIDVRVIAATNVNLEKRIIDGSFREDLYYRINRLPIFIPPLRERKEDLALLCNHLIQKLNQDYGRNIEGITEPAIRYLNEYDWPGNVRELENILGRAIIHLSFHESWINVEAIPSLNSNSSLSQKPILLPEESRSLQSQMEVYEKEVLQTTLDHCENNKTKTAKLLGISLRNLYYKLDKYSIE, encoded by the coding sequence ATGAAAAATGCGATTATTATCGGTGCAGATCGAGTGGGGGCTGCACTTGTCAAAATTATTGATCAATCCGACTCATTATATTTAATAGCGGTTGTTGATTCGAATCCTGTTGCTCCTGCGTTAAGGCTTGCAAAGGAAAGAGGAATCGCAACCGATAGCAGTTGGGAAAAGTACATAGATCAACCGATTGATGTTGTTATCGAAACGACGGGTAACGAATCGATTTTTTCCTCGTTAAGGGAAGTGAGGGATCGCCGATGGGTCATCATTCCTGCGACTGTTGCAAAACTGATTTCCGATTTGATGGAGGAGCAGGAAAAGCTCATTAATCAATTATCGACCCAATCCCGGAAACAGGATCTCGTGTTGCGCTCGACACACGATGGAATGATTGCGATCGATCAAAGTCGCAAGGTTACGATTTTTAACAAGAGCGCCCAATCAATGACTGACCTCCAGAATGTGGACGTGATTGGAAGGGAAATCTCGGAACTGATACCAAACAGTGAGCTTCCGAGAATTCTTGACAGTGGTGTGCCTGAGGTCAATCGGGAACAAATGCTGGATAACGGTAGGAAAATCATAACGACAAGAACCCCTATGATCGATGATGCTGGAAATATTGTCGGTGCCTTTGCCGTCTTCAAGGACATCACAGAAGTGGTTGAGATGGCTGAAGAGGTTACAAGTTTAAAGAGCGTCCAAACAATGCTTGAAGCGATTATTCATTCTTCAGAAGAGGCCATTACGGTAGTTGATGAGGATGGAAAAGGACTGATGGTGAACCCTGCCTATACACGCTTAACGGGTTTAAAGGCTGAGGATATATACGGAAAACCTGCAACAACTGATATTTCTGAAGGCGAGAGTATGCACATGAAGGTGCTGCGAACACGAAAGCCCGTAAGAGGTGTGAGGTTGAAAGTCGGACCAAACCGCAGAGATGTCGTTGTAAATGTGGCTCCTGTTATAGTAGATGGGAAAATCAAGGGTAGTGTTGGAGTTATTCACGACGTGTCAGAAATTAAATCGTTGACAGATGAACTTCACCGAGCTAGACAAATCATTCGTACATTGGAAGCCAAATATTCATTTACCGACATAATCGGGAATTCTAGAGAGATGGAATTTGCGGTTGAACAAGCGAAACTTGGTGCAACTACTCCGGCCACAGTTTTATTGCGTGGGGAATCCGGGACTGGTAAAGAGCTATTTGCCCATGCGATCCATAATAGCAGTAATCGAAAATATAAGAAATTCGTACGGGTCAATTGTGCAGCAATTTCAGAATCACTGCTTGAGAGCGAATTGTTCGGTTATGAAGAAGGTGCGTTCTCCGGGGCTCGGAAAGGCGGAAAGTTGGGACTTTTTGAGGAAGCAAATGGCGGCAGCATTTTTCTTGATGAAATCGGCGAACTATCAGGCGATACCCAGGCGAAACTGCTTCGAGTCCTTCAAGAAAACGAAATCATACGAGTTGGAGGAACGAAATCGACCCCGATTGATGTAAGAGTTATCGCAGCAACAAATGTTAACCTCGAAAAAAGAATAATTGATGGTTCTTTTCGGGAAGATTTATATTATCGGATAAATCGCTTACCCATTTTTATTCCACCACTTCGTGAACGGAAAGAAGATCTTGCATTATTATGTAACCATCTTATCCAAAAACTAAATCAAGACTATGGCAGAAACATTGAAGGGATTACAGAGCCTGCAATTCGTTACCTGAACGAGTACGACTGGCCTGGTAATGTCCGTGAGCTTGAAAATATTCTCGGGCGTGCGATCATTCATCTATCCTTTCATGAATCCTGGATCAACGTTGAGGCGATTCCTTCTCTAAATTCGAATTCGTCTTTATCGCAAAAACCGATTCTACTTCCAGAAGAAAGCCGTTCACTTCAATCTCAAATGGAGGTTTATGAAAAAGAGGTTCTTCAAACAACATTGGACCACTGTGAAAATAACAAAACAAAAACTGCAAAGCTTTTAGGTATTTCATTAAGAAATTTATATTACAAGCTTGATAAGTACAGTATTGAATAA
- a CDS encoding DUF2627 domain-containing protein, with the protein MTRIIALLILVLPGIGGVIGIKLMRDALFGIVHPLFPNFLVEMIAGIFLFIAGFAFIGGFIFYRDQKRNKVQKRFQKK; encoded by the coding sequence ATGACACGTATAATTGCACTTCTCATCTTGGTTCTCCCTGGCATTGGTGGAGTAATCGGTATTAAATTAATGAGGGATGCGCTATTTGGAATAGTTCATCCACTTTTTCCTAACTTTTTGGTTGAAATGATTGCAGGTATATTCTTATTTATTGCTGGATTTGCATTTATCGGAGGATTCATTTTTTATCGAGACCAGAAACGGAATAAAGTACAGAAGCGGTTTCAAAAGAAATAA
- the yvfG gene encoding protein YvfG — MEQFSVAFFEENFLQFAKQNSDVFSKHQAMNNYYVSMVSTIINDNINKNSELVKRIRNLDTAYQKVRKH, encoded by the coding sequence GTGGAACAATTCAGTGTTGCCTTTTTCGAAGAAAACTTTCTTCAATTTGCCAAACAAAATAGTGATGTCTTTTCCAAACACCAAGCAATGAACAATTATTATGTATCAATGGTCTCCACAATCATCAACGACAACATCAACAAAAATTCAGAGCTTGTGAAGCGGATTCGTAATCTGGATACCGCTTATCAAAAAGTGCGAAAACATTAA
- the spo0A gene encoding sporulation transcription factor Spo0A, producing the protein MQRIKVCLADDNRELVGLLEEYISNQEDMEVVGVAYNGKECLELLEEESPDVLVLDIIMPHLDGLAVLENMHDLNLSTKPNVIMLTAFGQEDVTSKAVELGASYFILKPFDMENLTNQIRQISGTKKSFVKSTSSRTITKEFKPKNLDANITSIIHEIGVPAHIKGYMYLREAITMVYNDIELLGSITKVLYPDIAKKFNTTASRVERAIRHAIEVAWSRGNIDSISNLFGYTVSMSKAKPTNSEFIAMVADKLRIEHKAG; encoded by the coding sequence TTGCAAAGAATTAAAGTGTGCCTAGCAGATGATAACAGAGAATTGGTGGGTCTTCTTGAGGAGTACATATCGAATCAGGAGGACATGGAAGTAGTCGGTGTGGCTTATAACGGAAAAGAATGCCTAGAGCTGTTGGAAGAAGAATCCCCGGATGTCTTGGTTCTGGATATTATCATGCCTCACCTAGACGGTCTTGCGGTGCTTGAAAACATGCATGATTTGAATTTGAGTACAAAGCCAAACGTTATTATGTTGACAGCCTTCGGACAGGAAGATGTGACATCAAAAGCCGTAGAATTAGGGGCATCATATTTTATTCTTAAACCTTTTGATATGGAGAACCTTACAAATCAAATCCGCCAGATCAGCGGGACGAAAAAATCTTTTGTTAAATCCACCTCATCCAGAACAATTACAAAAGAATTCAAGCCGAAGAATCTTGATGCAAACATTACAAGTATCATTCATGAAATTGGAGTCCCTGCTCATATAAAGGGTTATATGTATCTTCGGGAAGCGATTACAATGGTTTACAATGACATTGAATTACTCGGTTCCATAACGAAAGTATTGTATCCGGATATTGCGAAGAAATTCAATACGACAGCAAGCCGTGTCGAGCGTGCCATCCGGCATGCCATTGAAGTAGCTTGGAGTCGTGGTAATATTGATTCGATCTCCAATTTGTTCGGTTACACAGTCAGCATGTCGAAAGCCAAGCCTACAAACTCTGAGTTCATTGCGATGGTCGCAGATAAGCTTCGCATTGAGCACAAGGCAGGCTGA
- the spoIVB gene encoding SpoIVB peptidase produces MKRITSRQLIGILLLGFLISLGFLKPVQDYLSIPTEITVFQGERLTIDHKPLSATIQTSNEQESILSIGKLENQPQSFSLETLNKGNEKVTLTVSNIPVKKVDVKVLPEFRVIPGGQTIGVKLNTVGVLVVGHHLVETSNGDVSPGEKAGIRVGDMITAINGKSIQKLSDVAPIVKKSGKSNQPMRVTVLRDKQKIQKKLSPVKDKSDETYRIGLYIRDSAAGVGTMTFYHPESGKYGALGHVISDMDTKKPIVVNDGQIIESTVTSIEKGSNGHPGEKLARFSDGERILGTITKNTQYGIFGKLNSDLRNGILDKAMPIALSHQVKEGPAEILTVVKGDKVQKYDVEIISSVPQKFPATKGLVIKITDPDLLKATGGIVQGMSGSPIIQNGKVVGAVTHVFVNDPTSGYGVHIEWMLNEAGINIYKENRNGEKVAS; encoded by the coding sequence ATGAAAAGAATTACGAGTAGACAATTAATCGGCATTCTTCTCCTTGGATTCCTCATCAGCCTGGGCTTTCTAAAGCCAGTTCAGGATTATCTCAGTATCCCTACTGAAATAACCGTCTTCCAGGGAGAGAGATTAACAATAGATCATAAGCCACTTTCTGCGACAATCCAAACATCAAATGAACAAGAATCAATATTATCAATTGGTAAGCTGGAAAACCAACCTCAATCTTTTTCCCTTGAAACATTGAATAAAGGAAATGAGAAGGTAACATTAACGGTCTCTAACATACCAGTGAAAAAAGTTGATGTAAAAGTACTTCCTGAATTTAGAGTCATCCCAGGTGGACAAACTATAGGGGTAAAATTAAATACTGTAGGAGTACTCGTCGTAGGTCATCATCTTGTGGAGACTTCAAATGGAGATGTATCACCAGGTGAAAAAGCAGGAATCCGTGTTGGTGACATGATTACTGCTATTAATGGAAAATCGATTCAAAAATTAAGTGATGTTGCTCCAATTGTAAAAAAGAGTGGTAAATCAAATCAGCCAATGAGAGTTACGGTTTTAAGGGATAAACAAAAAATCCAAAAGAAGCTATCTCCTGTAAAAGATAAATCGGATGAAACCTATCGAATCGGACTTTATATTCGAGATTCAGCTGCGGGTGTTGGAACAATGACATTTTATCACCCTGAATCAGGAAAATATGGAGCACTCGGCCATGTGATCTCAGATATGGATACAAAAAAACCGATTGTCGTGAATGATGGGCAAATTATCGAATCCACTGTTACCTCGATTGAAAAAGGAAGTAATGGCCATCCCGGAGAGAAGCTAGCTCGCTTTAGTGATGGGGAAAGAATTTTAGGTACAATAACAAAAAACACACAATATGGGATTTTTGGTAAGTTAAACTCAGATCTTCGGAACGGAATCTTAGATAAGGCAATGCCAATTGCGTTATCACATCAAGTGAAAGAAGGACCTGCAGAAATATTGACTGTAGTTAAAGGGGATAAAGTACAAAAGTATGATGTTGAAATCATCAGCTCAGTACCACAGAAATTTCCTGCAACAAAGGGATTAGTCATTAAAATTACAGACCCGGATCTGCTCAAAGCAACCGGAGGAATCGTACAAGGGATGAGTGGAAGTCCGATTATCCAAAATGGGAAAGTTGTCGGGGCCGTCACACATGTATTTGTAAATGATCCTACCAGCGGATATGGGGTACACATCGAATGGATGTTAAACGAGGCAGGAATAAATATATATAAAGAAAATCGGAATGGTGAAAAAGTGGCGAGCTGA
- the recN gene encoding DNA repair protein RecN — protein MLAELSIRNFAIIDEITVPFEEGLTVLTGETGAGKSIIIDAIGLLIGGRGSSEFVRHGTDRAEIEGLFHIQPNHPSVRKCQELGIELSDEMVVLKRDMTGSGKSICRVNGKLVTLAILREIGQSLIDIHGQHEHQFLLQSDKHLSMLDQFNSKALSRSLAEYKHLYERYTNTKKQLYHLTENEQEVAHRIDLIQYQLNEISKANLQPKEDEQLQEEKQRLNNFERLFQSANDSYQSLYGEQKGIDYLGLAMSHLEDVAELDPARILLKEAVANAFYMVEDAAHQLRDYIDTLEFDPNRIDEIEERLHEITALKRKYGHTVEEILEYSSKIEEELHTFTNKDSRIQSLKDDLKEVGHDLYVEAKNMTRLRMDTAKKLEKAIHSELQDLYMEKTTFKVSFSESVGKFDADPEIDGKPIHFTKQGIDEVQFLISTNPGEPLKPLVKIASGGELSRIILAMKAIFSNQQQLSSIIFDEVDTGVSGRVAQAIAEKIQKLSAGSQVLCITHLPQVAAMADRHLYIEKQLKNDRTFTNVKPLSYEEKVKEIGRMISGVEITELTKQHAKEMIQFADEVKVSS, from the coding sequence ATGCTTGCCGAGCTTTCTATACGTAATTTTGCAATTATTGACGAAATCACGGTACCCTTTGAGGAAGGGCTTACTGTTTTAACAGGGGAAACAGGTGCAGGGAAATCGATCATCATCGATGCAATCGGCTTATTAATCGGCGGCCGGGGTTCTTCTGAATTTGTACGACACGGAACAGATCGTGCAGAAATAGAAGGACTATTTCATATTCAACCAAATCATCCCTCAGTACGGAAATGTCAAGAACTTGGTATTGAGTTATCAGATGAAATGGTCGTTTTAAAACGCGATATGACCGGCTCGGGGAAGAGTATTTGCAGAGTGAATGGAAAGCTTGTCACACTAGCGATACTTCGAGAAATCGGACAATCTTTAATCGATATACACGGCCAGCACGAGCATCAATTCTTACTCCAAAGCGATAAGCACTTAAGTATGCTTGACCAATTCAACTCTAAAGCATTGAGTCGGTCTCTAGCCGAATACAAGCATTTATATGAACGTTATACAAACACGAAAAAGCAATTGTATCATTTAACTGAAAACGAACAGGAAGTAGCCCATAGAATAGATTTAATACAATATCAATTAAATGAAATTTCAAAAGCAAACCTTCAACCGAAGGAAGATGAACAATTACAAGAGGAAAAGCAACGTCTCAATAACTTTGAGCGGTTGTTTCAATCTGCGAATGATTCTTATCAATCTTTATACGGAGAGCAGAAAGGGATCGATTATTTAGGTTTAGCAATGAGTCATTTGGAGGACGTAGCGGAGCTTGATCCTGCTCGGATTCTTTTAAAGGAAGCTGTTGCAAATGCTTTTTATATGGTAGAGGACGCTGCCCATCAGCTTCGAGATTATATTGACACATTAGAGTTCGATCCGAATCGAATTGACGAGATTGAGGAACGGTTACACGAAATTACTGCGTTAAAACGAAAATATGGTCATACAGTTGAAGAAATTCTCGAATATAGCTCTAAGATTGAAGAAGAGCTTCATACGTTTACGAATAAAGATAGCCGAATCCAATCGCTAAAGGACGATTTAAAAGAAGTTGGCCATGATTTGTACGTTGAGGCGAAAAATATGACTCGCTTACGAATGGATACCGCTAAGAAGTTAGAGAAAGCTATACATAGTGAGCTTCAAGATCTGTATATGGAAAAAACCACATTCAAGGTTTCATTTTCAGAATCGGTTGGTAAGTTCGATGCAGATCCGGAAATAGACGGTAAACCTATACATTTTACAAAACAAGGTATCGATGAGGTTCAGTTCCTTATATCTACAAATCCAGGTGAGCCTTTAAAACCACTCGTGAAGATTGCCTCTGGTGGTGAATTATCCAGAATTATTCTGGCAATGAAGGCAATCTTTTCAAATCAACAACAGTTATCTTCGATCATATTCGATGAAGTAGATACTGGGGTAAGCGGCCGGGTCGCTCAAGCAATTGCTGAAAAAATTCAAAAGCTTTCTGCAGGCTCACAAGTTCTCTGCATTACTCATTTACCTCAAGTTGCAGCGATGGCTGACAGACATCTATATATTGAGAAGCAGTTGAAAAATGACCGAACTTTTACAAATGTGAAGCCACTATCGTATGAGGAAAAAGTGAAGGAAATTGGTCGTATGATCTCGGGCGTTGAAATTACGGAACTTACGAAACAGCACGCAAAGGAAATGATTCAGTTCGCTGATGAAGTCAAGGTCAGCTCGTGA
- the ahrC gene encoding transcriptional regulator AhrC/ArgR: MNKGQRHIKIREIITNFDIDTQDELVERLKNAGFNVTQATVSRDIKELHLVKVPMQDGRYKYSLPADQRFNPLQKLKRTLTDSFINIDHTDHLIVMKTLPGNANAIGALIDNLDWEEIMGTICGDDTILIICRSGNDSPEIAQKFLDML, translated from the coding sequence TTGAACAAAGGACAGCGGCATATTAAAATCAGGGAGATCATAACGAATTTTGATATTGATACACAGGATGAGCTCGTAGAACGTTTGAAAAATGCTGGTTTTAACGTTACACAGGCAACTGTGTCCAGAGACATAAAAGAACTTCATCTCGTCAAGGTGCCGATGCAGGATGGACGTTACAAATACAGTTTACCTGCAGATCAACGGTTTAACCCTTTGCAAAAATTGAAACGGACACTCACAGATAGCTTTATTAATATTGATCACACCGATCATCTGATTGTAATGAAAACATTGCCAGGAAATGCAAATGCGATTGGTGCTTTGATCGATAATCTTGATTGGGAAGAAATCATGGGAACGATCTGTGGTGACGATACGATACTTATCATTTGTCGATCAGGTAATGATAGCCCTGAAATCGCTCAAAAATTTTTGGATATGCTGTAA
- a CDS encoding TlyA family RNA methyltransferase — translation MKKKERLDVLLVDRGLIETREKAKRTIMAGLVYSEQERLDKPGLKVNIDIPIELKGNPVPYVSRGGLKLEKALDVFQFDVKDKIMLDIGASTGGFTDCALQNGAQLVYALDVGYNQLAWKLRNDDRVHVMERTNFRYVKPIDFQNGLPHVATIDVSFISLRLILPVLKDILLSGGHVVSLVKPQFEAGRDDVGKKGIIRDRKVHQSVLESIISFSVDVGFRVLDCTFSPIRGGEGNIEFLLYLEKLPQNEPGECKWTGSIEQVVNDAHESKKFDER, via the coding sequence ATGAAAAAAAAAGAACGACTTGATGTTCTTCTCGTTGATCGAGGTTTAATCGAGACGAGAGAAAAAGCAAAGCGCACAATCATGGCCGGACTTGTTTATTCTGAACAAGAACGATTGGACAAGCCTGGTTTGAAAGTAAATATAGATATCCCGATCGAACTAAAAGGTAACCCAGTCCCTTACGTCAGTCGGGGAGGTTTAAAGCTTGAAAAAGCACTTGATGTGTTTCAATTTGATGTAAAGGATAAAATCATGTTAGACATCGGTGCTTCAACCGGAGGGTTTACGGACTGTGCCCTCCAAAATGGTGCCCAGTTGGTGTATGCTTTGGATGTTGGTTATAATCAGCTTGCGTGGAAGCTGCGAAATGACGACCGTGTTCATGTGATGGAGCGTACAAATTTTCGCTACGTAAAGCCCATTGATTTTCAAAATGGCTTACCGCATGTTGCTACCATTGATGTATCCTTCATATCATTGCGATTGATTCTTCCTGTATTAAAAGATATATTGCTTTCAGGCGGACATGTCGTCTCTCTCGTAAAACCACAATTTGAAGCAGGGAGAGATGATGTCGGGAAAAAGGGAATTATCCGTGATCGTAAAGTTCATCAATCAGTACTCGAATCGATCATCTCCTTTTCTGTTGATGTAGGGTTCCGGGTTTTGGATTGTACGTTCTCACCAATAAGAGGGGGAGAAGGTAATATTGAATTTTTACTATACTTGGAAAAACTTCCACAAAATGAGCCCGGGGAATGCAAGTGGACCGGAAGCATTGAACAAGTGGTAAATGATGCTCATGAATCGAAAAAGTTTGACGAAAGATAA